Proteins encoded within one genomic window of Cyprinus carpio isolate SPL01 chromosome B22, ASM1834038v1, whole genome shotgun sequence:
- the LOC122141620 gene encoding CD48 antigen-like, producing the protein MVPKTDGTLHICKDFQKLNVISTFEGYPMPRVNKFLDRLGRARYISTLDLTKGYWQVSLTPSPREKTAFSWTELLPVCHTSRRITDTISTGTMSTFTVHRVFGEEVKLVSVMEGDSVTLNSGLTEIMDDDQIQWRFQSENTLIAEINKRADSMTVYDDVLDGRFRNRLKLNNQTGSLTITNTTTQHAGVYELLINRMSTNFILIVHTHLPLPVISRECFSSSSSSSYCSLVCSVLNVSHVTLSWYKGNSLLSSISVSDLSSSVSLHLEVEYQDNNSYSCVINNPISNQTTHLDITQLCHTCSDSVHCCGSTEAVIRLVLSALVGVATVILLVYDIRSRRAEQDQAQINTAGA; encoded by the exons ATGGTTCCAAAGACTGATGGCACGCTCCACATCTGCAAAGACTTCCAAAAGTTGAATGTCATCTCTACCTTTGAGGGCTATCCTATGCCCCGAGTGAACAAGTTCCTGGATCggctgggaagggcccggtacatCTCGACACTggacctcaccaagggctactggcaaGTGTCCCTGACCCCAAGCCCCCGGGAAAAGACAGCATTCAGCTGGACTGAGCTCCTGCCTGTTTGCCACACTTCACGGAGGATCACAGACACTATTTCCACTGGGACCATGAGCACCTTCACTGTGCACC GTGTGTTTGGTGAAGAAGTAAAGttagtgtcagtgatggagggagattcagtcactctgaaCTCTGGTCTTACTGAAATAATGGATGATGATCAGATTCAGTGGAGGTTTCAAAgtgaaaacactttaatagctgaaatcaataaaCGAGCCGACAGCAtgactgtatatgatgatgttcttgatgggagattcagaaacagactgaagctgaacaatcaaactggatctctgaccatcacaaacaccacaacTCAACATGCTGGAGTTTATGAACTACTGATAAACCGTATGAGCACAAATTTCATTCTCATTGTACACA ctcatctgcctcttcctgtcatcagcagagaatgtttttcatcatcatcatcatcatcatattgttcattggtgtgttcagtgttgaatgtgagtcatgtgactctctcctggtacaaaggaaacagtttattgtccagcatcagtgtgtctgatctcagcagcAGTGTCTCTTTAcatctggaggtggaatatcaggataacaacagctacagctgtgtgatcaacaatcccatcagcaaccagacaacacatctggacatcactcaactctgtcacacatgttcag actctgtccactgttgtggttctactgaagctgtgatccgattggtcctctctgctctggtgggcgtggctactgtcattcttctggtttatgacatcagatccagaagagctgaaCAAGATCAAGCACAAATTAACACAGCAGGTGCATGA